Proteins encoded in a region of the Mercenaria mercenaria strain notata chromosome 1, MADL_Memer_1, whole genome shotgun sequence genome:
- the LOC123545460 gene encoding uncharacterized protein LOC123545460 produces the protein MMKQVLVTAIFCAVLSFSAADRKRCFCKAVAADNHNNVFHDFGTIAEHRNWLTVSCRRLHGCSSKCDQKVKEWVCNHQAECKAKAKGKHVVPYYTASVCGHGAGNNPRPCGCNEGGFDKTRRCQLQCISKIFSHGHVAFLECLNQCIA, from the exons ATGATGAAACAAGTGTTAGTGACCGCCATTTTCTGTGCTGTTCTAAGTTTTTCTGCTGCTGACAGAAAAAG GTGCTTTTGCAAGGCCGTAGCAGCCGACAATCACAATAACGTCTTCCACGATTTTGGCACCATCGCAGAACATCGTAACTGGTTAACTGTCAGTTGCAGACGACTTCACGGCTGTTCTAGTAAATGCGACCAGAAAGTGAAAGAATGGGTGTGTAACCACCAAGCGGAGTGCAAAGCAAAGGCTAAGGGCAAGCATGTTGTTCCTTACTACACTGCCAGTGTATGTGGACATGGAGCAGGGAATAATCCCCGACCATGTGGATGTAACGAGGGCGGATTCGACAAAACAAGGAGGTGTCAGCTGCAATGTATTAGTAAAATATTCAGTCATGGACATGTTGCATTTTTAGAGTGTCTAAATCAATGCATCGCATAG
- the LOC123545459 gene encoding uncharacterized protein LOC123545459, with translation MKYILVIAIFCAVLSFSAADRKRCFCKAVAADNHNNVIHDFSTIAEHRNWLTVGCRRLHGCSSKCDQKVKEWVCNHQAECKAKAMGKHVVPYYTASVCGHGAGNNPRPCGCNEGGFNKTRRCQLQCINKIFSQGHIAFLDCLNKCIA, from the exons atgaaatacatattagTGATCGCCATTTTCTGTGCTGTTCTTAGTTTTTCTGCTGCTGATAGGAAAAG ATGTTTTTGCAAGGCTGTTGCAGCCGACAATCACAACAACGTCATCCATGATTTTAGCACCATTGCTGAGCATCGTAACTGGTTAACTGTTGGATGCAGACGACTTCACGGCTGTTCTAGTAAATGTGACCAGAAAGTGAAAGAATGGGTGTGTAACCACCAAGCAGAGTGCAAAGCAAAGGCTATGGGCAAGCATGTTGTTCCTTACTATACAGCCAGTGTATGTGGACATGGAGCAGGGAATAATCCCCGACCATGTGGATGTAACGAAGGCGGATTTAACAAAACAAGGAGGTGTCAGCTACAATGCATTAATAAAATATTCTCTCAAGGACACATTGCATTTCTGGactgtttgaataaatgcatCGCATAA